A section of the Centropristis striata isolate RG_2023a ecotype Rhode Island chromosome 7, C.striata_1.0, whole genome shotgun sequence genome encodes:
- the rbm19 gene encoding probable RNA-binding protein 19, protein MSRLIVKNLPNGMKEERFRSMFAAFGTVTDCTLKFTKDGKFRKFGFVGFKAEEDATRALTHFNKSFVDTSRVTVEMCKAFGDPTKAKAWSKHTQSSGPEKPSTAADADSKKKKKQKKETDSALGNLEEDQGFKEFLSVHQNRSQAPTWANDTAPQTAGPDSGRAKAPGKKKPASDDYLNFDSDQSEEEEEVKDDEDEDEDEDEGTTKEALKSGLSDMEYLRSKVAKTDDTLEEGEEERDDEGDEDEECGPVPHTDSAYESGDRENTTKTKTPVSSEDKKPSKAKKTAKQEMEPTTEFTVKLRGVPFNVKEHQIREFMMPLKPAAIRIGKNESGNRTGYVYVDLHSDEQVEKALKRNKDYIGGRYIEVFRVDASGGKGRRDRKDKEIDRNFTRKLKEDEEEEDVAESGRLFVRNLPYTCTEEDIKELFTKHGPLSEVLFPIDNLTKKPKGFAFITYMIPENAVTALAQLDGHVFQGRMLHLLPSTLKKEKTDSSDAGGPGSSSYKRQKDAKNKASSTSSHNWNTLFLGTSAVADAIAEKYNTTKSQVLDHESKGSLAVRMALGETQIVQETRQFLLDNAVSLDSFSQAAAARSTTVILVKNLPAGVTASELEELFSPHGSLGRVLLPPSGLTAIIEFLEPTEAKRAFTRLAYSKFHHVPLYLEWAPVGVFTAARPESVQVLEKEEATKEQKKDKEEEEEEEEEEEEAAPGSTLFIKNLNFNTTEEKLQETFSKCGKITSCTISKKKDKAGKKLSMGYGFVQYQTAEAAQKALRQLQHCSVDDHQLELKISERATRTTEVSRKKRQDEKKQTGSKILVRNVPFQATVREIRELFCTFGELKTVRLPKKAAGSGNHRGFGFVDFITKQDAKKAFAALCHSTHLYGRRLVLEWADAEDTVETLRRKTAEHFHVVGKKQRKTEVMEGILEAMETGGGEED, encoded by the exons ATGTCGAGACTCATCGTTAAAAACCTCCCTAATGGG ATGAAGGAGGAGAGGTTCAGGTCCATGTTTGCTGCTTTCGGCACCGTGACAGACTGCACCCTGAAGTTTACCAAGGACGGCAAGTTCCGCAAGTTCGGCTTTGTGGGTTTTAAAGCGGAGGAAGACGCGACCAGAGCTCTGACACATTTCAACAAGAGCTTCGTGGACACCTCCAGAGTGACG GTGGAGATGTGTAAAGCCTTTGGAGACCCCACGAAAGCAAAAGCCTGGAGCAAACACACCCAGAGCTCAGGCCCGGAGAAACCCTCCACTGCTGCAGACGCTGACAGCAAAAAG aaaaagaaacagaaaaaggaaacTGACAGCGCACTTGGAAAT CTGGAAGAGGACCAGGGATTTAAGGAGTTTCTATCAGTGCATCAGAATCGAAGCCAAGCGCCAACCTGGGCCAATGACACCGCGCCACAAACAGCTGGTCCTGACAGTGGACGGGCGAAGGCTCCGGGCAAGAAGAAGCCGGCTTCAGATGACTACCTCAACTTTGATTCAGACcagtcagaggaggaggaggaggtcaaaGATGAcgaggatgaggatgaggatgaggatgaag gtACCACTAAAGAAGCCCTGAAGTCTGGCTTATCTGATATGGAGTACCTGCGCTCAAAGGTGGCAAAGACGGacgacacactggaggagggtGAAGAGGAGCGTGATGATGAAGGTGATGAAGACGAGGAGTGTGGTCCCGTGCCGCACACAGACAGCGCCTACGAGAGCGGCGACAGAGAAAACACCACGAAGACTAAAACCCCAGTTTCCTCTGAGGATAAGAAGCCGAGCAAAGCAAAGAAAACTGCCAAGCAAGAG ATGGAGCCAACGACAGAGTTCACAGTGAAGCTGAGAGGAGTCCCGTTCAATGTTAAAGAA CATCAAATTCGAGAGTTCATGATGCCACTGAAGCCTGCAGCAATAAGGATCGGGAAGAACGAAAGTGGAAATAGAAcag gttaTGTATATGTGGATTTGCACTCTGATGAACAGGTGGAAAAGGCTTTGAAAAGGAATAAAGACTACATAG GTGGACGTTACATTGAGGTCTTCCGTGTCGATGCCTCTGGGGGTAAAGGCAGGAGAGACAGGAAAGACAAAGAAATTGACAGAAACTTTACCAGGAAGCTgaaggaggacgaggaggaggaagatgttGCAGAGTCGGGTCGACTCTTCGTCAGGAACCTTCCTTACACCTGCACTGAGGAAGACATCAAAGAACTATTTACTAAACATG GTCCTTTATCTGAGGTGCTCTTCCCTATTGACAATCTAACCAAGAAGCCTAAAGGATTCGCTTTCATAACGTACATGATACCAGAGAATGCTGTGACAGCTCTGGCTCAGCTGGACGGACATGTATTTCAG GGCAGGATGCTTCACCTGCTTCCCTCCACGTTAAAGAAGGAGAAGACCGACTCTTCAGATGCTGGTGGTCCCGGCTCTTCTTCTTACAAACGGCAAAAAGATGCTAAAAATAAAGCTTCAAGTACGAG cTCCCACAACTGGAACACCTTGTTTCTGGGCACAAGTGCCGTGGCAGATGCCATCGCTGAAAAATACAACACCACAAAAAGCCAAGTCCTGGACCAC GAGTCAAAGGGAAGTCTCGCAGTAAGGATGGCTCTGGGAGAGACGCAGATTGTTCAGGAGACTCGGCAGTTTCTACTAGACAACGCTGTCAGTCTGGATTCTTTTAGTCAG GCAGCAGCAGCGAGAAGTACAACAGTGATCCTGGTGAAGAACCTTCCAGCTGGAGTGACGGCGTCTGAGTTGGAGGAGCTTTTCTCACCTCACGGGTCTTTGGGACGAGTGCTGCTGCCGCCCTCAGGGCTCACCGCCATCATCGAGTTCCTCGAGCCAACTGAGGCGAAGCGAGCGTTCACGCGGCTGGCCTACAGCAAG TTCCATCACGTCCCGCTGTATTTAGAGTGGGCACCTGTGGGGGTGTTTACGGCAGCCAGACCAGAATCAG TCCAAGTATTAGAAAAAGAGGAGGCAACGAAAGAGCAGAAGAAGGataaagaggaggaagaagaggaggaagaagaggaggaggaagctgcTCCTGGTTCCACACTTTTCATTAAAAATCTGAATTTCAACACGACAGAGGAGAAACTGCAGGAG ACATTCTCCAAATGTGGCAAGATCACATCCTGCACCATCTCCAAGAAGAAAGATAAAGCAG GCAAGAAGCTGTCCATGGGCTACGGGTTTGTTCAGTATCAGACAGCAGAGGCAGCACAGAAAGCCCTGAGACAACTACAG cACTGCTCTGTGGATGATCACCAGCTAGAGCTGAAGATTTCTGAGAGAGCAACGAG GACTACTGAGGTGTCACGTAAGAAGAGGCAAGACGAGAAGAAACAGACGGGATCCAAGATCCTCGTGAGAAACGTCCCCTTCCAGGCCACCGTCAGGGAAATACGGGAACTCTTTTG TACATTTGGCGAGCTGAAGACAGTCCGTCTTCCAAAGAAAGCAGCTGGTTCTGGGAATCACAGAGGGTTTGGCTTTGTTGACTTTATCACCAAACAGGACGCaaag AAAGCATTTGCTGCACTGTGCCACAGCACCCATCTGTACGGGAGACGCCTCGTGCTGGAGTGGGCTGATGCCGAGGACACAGTAGAGACACTGAGACGGAAAACAGCAGAACATTTTCATG TGGTGGGGAAAAAGCAGAGGAAGACAGAAGTTATGGAGGGAATTCTGGAGGCGATGGAGACTGGAGGAGGGGAAGAAGACTGA
- the plbd2 gene encoding putative phospholipase B-like 2, which produces MASRQNKPSAARSFITVLNGLAVLSCFCFLSAGAEIRSAVIDKQTGQLSVIEGYRGDFVAWANFTDDIDKSGWSFLEVTTSSQYNDSIQAYAAGAVEAALTSQLIYKHWMNTLMGYCGPFTSESAYCTRLKAFIVTNLQWVQEQIEKQPSSAYWYQVRLALLQLKGLEDSYNDMLAFPLESFSLNPLGFLLFQLGGDLEDLESALNKSSQTRPLGSGSCSALIKLLPNNKELLVSHDTWNNYQAMLRIMKKYMFAFRVSPSDEDLLPGGTQAFSSYPGSIFSGDDFYIISSGLVTLETTIGNSNPALWKFVQPIGSVMEWLRNIVANRLASTGKEWAKIFSMYNSGTYNNQWMIVDYNHFTPGKTDIKEDLFVVLEQIPGFIVFTDKTQELLEKGYWASYNIPYYEDIFNASGCNELVEKYGPWFSLDQNPRAQIFRRNQTAVTDVDSMVRLMRYNNFKEDPLSKCEGCDPPANGENSISARSDLNPANGTYPFGALRQRSHGGTDMKMTSYEMFRDYGMVAASGPTWDQVPPFQWSTSPYKDLMHMGHPDIWKFKPVKVAWST; this is translated from the exons ATGGCGTCCAGGCAAAACAAGCCGTCTGCGGCTCGGAGTTTTATAacggttttaaatggtttagcGGTTTTATcgtgtttctgttttctgtctgctgGAGCTGAAATACGAAGCGCTGTGATTGACAAACAAACCGGACAGCTGTCTGTCATTGAGGGGTATCGGGGAGATTTTGTGGCTTGGGCGAACTTCACCGATGACATAGACAAATCAGG CTGGTCTTTCTTGGAGGTCACTACCAGCAGTCAGTACAATGACAGCATCCAGGCTTATGCTGCTGGAGCAGTGGAGGCTGCTCTCACATCTCAG cTCATCTATAAGCACTGGATGAACACTCTGATGGGTTACTGTGGACCCTTCACGTCTGAATCTGCTTACTGCACACGTCTTAAAGCTTTCATCGTGACCAATCTGCAGTGGGTTCAGGAGCAAATAGAAAAGCAGCCAAGTTCAGCCTACTGGTACCAG GTGCGTCTGGCACTGCTGCAGCTGAAAGGCCTGGAGGACAGCTACAATGATATGCTGGCATTCCCCTTAGAGTCGTTCTCCCTCAACCCGCTTGGCTTCCT ACTTTTCCAGTTGGGTGGGGATCTGGAGGACTTGGAATCGGCTCTGAACAAATCCAGTCAAACACGTCCTCTTGGATCTGGCTCCTGTTCTGCTCTCATTAAGCTGCTGCCAAACAATAAGGAGCTGCTGGTGTCACATGACACCTGGAACAACTACCAGGCCATGCTGCGCATCatgaagaaatatatgtttgCCTTTAGAGTTTCTCCTTCAG atgagGATCTTCTTCCAGGAGGGACTCAGGCGTTCTCCTCTTATCCAGGATCAATCTTCTCTGGAGATGACTTTTATATCATAAGTAGTGGCTTG GTTACATTGGAAACCACCATTGGCAACAGTAACCCTGCTCTCTGGAAGTTTGTTCAGCCCATAGGAAGCGTCATGGAGTGGCTGAGGAACATCGTGGCTAATCGACTGGCTTCTACCGGCAAAGAGTGGGCCAAGATATTCTCCATGTACAACAGTGGAAC gtatAACAACCAGTGGATGATTGTGGACTATAACCACTTCACTCCAGGGAAAACTGACATTAAAGAGGATCTCTTTGTTGTTCTGGAGCAGATTCC GGGATTCATTGTTTTCACTGATAAAACTCAGGAACTACTGGAGAAAGGGTACTGGGCAAGTTACAACATACC GTACTATGAGGACATATTCAATGCCAGTGGCTGCAATGAGCTGGTTGAGAAGTATGGCCCGTGGTTCTCCCTGGACCAGAATCCTAGAGCTCAGATATTCAGAAGAAACCAGACAGCTGTCACAGATGTGGACTCAATGGTTCGCCTTATGAG ATATAATAACTTTAAAGAAGACCCATTGTCAAAGTGTGAAGGCTGTGATCCACCTGCGAATGGAGAGAACTCTATCTCAGCCCGTTCAGACCTGAACCCGGCGAATGGAACATATCCGTTTGGCGCCTTAAGGCAGAGGTCACACGGAGGAACGGACATGAAG ATGACCTCCTACGAGATGTTTCGTGACTATGGTATGGTGGCAGCTAGCGGGCCAACATGGGACCAGGTGCCACCCTTCCAGTGGAGCACTTCCCCTTACAAAGACCTGATGCACATGGGACACCCTGATATTTGGAAATTCAAGCCTGTAAAAGTTGCCTGGTCTACCTAA
- the zgc:158398 gene encoding transmembrane protein 248, whose protein sequence is MGFWQPMTNLKDYVSQNPPGFTFFLCLLTLAITFICLGSYSFTHTVPNPDTAESDWNHLLSSLSQFQLCVKINSSSSELVSPVPSLLMDRDTSVNSTKTPPLTTLYLKVPLIVTNNSNSGSLKDFSLHTALKASQLHLRGLNLGDNEIVNVTLEFFSGNDTYTCLTISAPTQLLPMTLLPPECPVSEKNISPIHVEASNKQPTSAQTCYSLHSKNDPALTVMLTQEEKTVAVRHLLEASLCLLGVCLILCVAASVTHSLMRRHHWNGLDLQSEPLIDS, encoded by the exons ATGGGTTTCTGGCAGCCGATGACCAACCTGAAAGATTATGTTTCCCAGAATCCTCCAGGATTTACATTTTTCCTGTGTCTGTTGACTCTAGCTATCACCTTTATCTGCCTTGGCTCTTACAGCTTCACTCACACTGTGCCTAACCCTGACACAGCAGAGTCA GACTGGAACCATCTGCTGTCCTCCCTGTCACAGTTCCAGCTTTGTGTGAAAATCAATTCAAGTTCATCTGAGCTTGTCTCACCAGTCCCCTCTCTTCTGATGGATAGAGACACTTCAGTTAACTCCACAAAGACTCCTCCTCTCACCACTTTGTATCTCAAAGTTCCTCTGATTGTGACTAACAACTCCAACAGTGGTTCACTGAAAGACTTCAGTTTACACACTGCCTTGAAAGCCAGTCAGTTACATCTTAGAGGTTTAAATCTTGGAG ACAACGAGATAGTTAATGTGACTTTggagtttttttctggaaatgatACCTACACCTGCCTCACCATAAGTGCCCCAACACAACTCCTGCCCATGACCCT ACTTCCACCAGAGTGCCCTGTAtctgagaaaaacatttcacCCATCCATGTGGAGGCGAGCAACAAGCAGCCGACATCAGCACAAACCTGCTACAGTCTACACTCCAAGAATGACCCTGCACTCACAGTCATGTTAACACAG GAGGAGAAGACCGTGGCAGTGCGACATCTGTTGGAAGCCAGTCTATGTCTGCTCGGAGTTTGTTTGATACTCTGTGTAGCTGCCAGTGTGACACATTCACTCATGCGCCGCCACCACTGGAATGGACTGGACCTACAAAGT GAGCCCCTGATTGACTCCTGA